One genomic region from Thermoleptolyngbya sichuanensis A183 encodes:
- a CDS encoding M15 family metallopeptidase, with product MTQPATSSSQPTESPKPPKPTVWVRPRSLGWRSALTNGRSPHALKRWVGRFWLPLLLGLGVLLGALGLHSLGNPSVWNPLLRVGRLPWLEIQAGQTVGQRENPGAIALSTSANPAGDLTEDRDEGRAPRPLPRYGHFAFAEADPADLMVVASYSQDVAQRFEQLHTDAGLALLQMIDAARLEGVWIVPVSGFRDYERQTRLFRMKTHQYGSAEAAARAVAPPGHSEHHTGYAIDLSDGLARAMDISQAFGKTAAYAWLTRRAAEFGFELSFPENNPQGVQYEPWHWRYVGTPEARRLFEPAKSEVRSVG from the coding sequence ATGACTCAACCTGCGACCTCCTCTTCACAGCCGACTGAATCGCCCAAGCCGCCCAAGCCGACGGTCTGGGTGCGCCCGCGATCCCTGGGCTGGCGCAGTGCGTTAACCAACGGGCGATCGCCCCATGCGTTGAAGCGATGGGTTGGGCGGTTCTGGCTGCCGCTGCTGCTGGGGCTGGGGGTTTTGCTGGGGGCATTGGGCCTACATTCGCTGGGGAACCCCTCAGTCTGGAATCCGCTGCTGCGCGTGGGTCGTCTACCCTGGCTAGAGATCCAGGCTGGCCAGACCGTGGGGCAACGGGAGAACCCAGGGGCGATCGCCCTCTCCACTTCAGCGAATCCTGCCGGAGATCTGACCGAAGACCGTGACGAAGGTCGGGCCCCCCGGCCGCTGCCCCGCTACGGACACTTCGCCTTTGCCGAAGCCGACCCAGCCGATCTGATGGTCGTCGCTAGCTATTCTCAGGACGTGGCCCAGCGGTTTGAGCAGTTGCACACCGACGCGGGGCTAGCACTGCTACAGATGATCGACGCGGCCCGGCTGGAGGGCGTGTGGATTGTGCCCGTGTCGGGGTTTCGGGACTATGAGCGGCAAACTCGCCTGTTTCGCATGAAAACCCATCAGTACGGCTCAGCAGAAGCAGCAGCACGGGCGGTGGCTCCCCCTGGCCACAGCGAACACCACACAGGCTATGCCATTGACCTGTCGGACGGGCTGGCGCGGGCGATGGACATCAGCCAGGCCTTTGGCAAAACGGCGGCCTATGCGTGGCTCACGCGCCGCGCGGCCGAGTTCGGCTTTGAGCTATCCTTTCCTGAAAATAATCCCCAGGGCGTGCAGTACGAACCCTGGCACTGGCGCTACGTCGGCACTCCGGAGGCGCGGCGGCTGTTTGAACCCGCCAAGTCTGAGGTCAGGAGCGTTGGTTAG
- the rfbC gene encoding dTDP-4-dehydrorhamnose 3,5-epimerase, whose amino-acid sequence MNVVPTEIPDVLILEPKVFGDSRGFFFESYNEQVFQDKTGLRLRFVQDNYSRSAKNVLRGMHYQIQQTQGKLVRVTVGTIFDVALDLRKSSRTFGMWVSCELSAENKRQLWVPPGFAHGFVVVSDFAEVLYKTTDYYAPQHERSILWNDPDLAIAWPLEGEPILSAKDQAGTPFCEAEVFA is encoded by the coding sequence ATGAACGTCGTTCCGACTGAAATTCCCGACGTGCTGATCCTGGAACCCAAGGTGTTTGGGGACAGTCGCGGCTTTTTTTTTGAGAGCTACAACGAGCAGGTTTTTCAAGACAAAACTGGGCTAAGGCTTCGGTTTGTGCAGGATAACTATTCCCGCTCTGCTAAAAACGTGCTGCGGGGAATGCATTATCAAATTCAGCAAACCCAGGGAAAGCTAGTGCGCGTTACCGTGGGCACGATCTTCGATGTGGCGCTCGATTTGCGAAAATCATCGCGCACCTTTGGCATGTGGGTGAGTTGCGAACTGAGCGCTGAAAACAAGCGGCAGCTTTGGGTTCCGCCGGGATTTGCCCACGGGTTTGTGGTAGTGTCAGATTTTGCGGAAGTGCTGTATAAAACGACGGACTATTACGCGCCGCAGCACGAGCGCAGCATTTTGTGGAATGACCCCGATCTGGCGATCGCCTGGCCGCTGGAGGGCGAACCGATTCTCTCTGCCAAAGACCAAGCGGGCACGCCGTTCTGCGAGGCGGAGGTGTTTGCATGA
- the rcbX gene encoding RuBisCO chaperone RbcX yields the protein MDLKQIAKETSKTLISYLTFQAMRTVMAQLSETDPPRALRLHEFSRRERIENSESYLRALFKEDQALAFRILTVREHIAEEIAEFLPEMLRTGIQQANTERRCEQLERMTQLDPGATSTHPEQDSTSEE from the coding sequence ATGGATCTCAAACAGATCGCCAAAGAGACGAGCAAGACGCTGATCAGCTACCTGACGTTTCAGGCAATGCGGACGGTGATGGCTCAGCTTAGTGAAACTGATCCGCCCCGCGCCCTCCGGCTGCATGAATTTTCTCGCCGCGAACGAATCGAAAACAGCGAGTCCTACCTCCGGGCTTTGTTCAAAGAGGATCAGGCCCTTGCCTTTCGGATCTTGACTGTGCGAGAACATATTGCTGAGGAGATTGCCGAATTTCTGCCAGAGATGCTCCGTACAGGCATTCAGCAGGCGAATACGGAGCGACGCTGTGAGCAGCTTGAGCGGATGACGCAGCTTGACCCCGGTGCTACCAGTACGCATCCAGAACAAGATTCAACGTCTGAAGAATAG
- a CDS encoding ZIP family metal transporter encodes MLNSLDTITLGILGSGIAGLATGLGALPIFLFEKISKNTQGIMLGFGAGVMLAATAFSLVIPGLEAAMERAGSNAYAALIVSLGIGLGGLFLWLSHRYFPHEHFFKGREGSSAMNLKRVWLFVMAIAIHNFPEGLAVGVGFGGDDISNGIALALGIALQNIPEGLVVAISLLSENYSKPRALFVSLLTGLVELVGGILGAMAVSLFSAILPLAMGFAAGAMLFVISDEIIPESHRLGYEKAATVGVIVGFVLMMVLDVTVG; translated from the coding sequence ATGCTCAATTCCCTCGACACCATTACCCTTGGCATCCTTGGCAGCGGCATTGCGGGCCTTGCGACAGGTCTAGGCGCACTGCCCATTTTCCTATTTGAAAAAATTAGCAAGAACACCCAGGGCATCATGCTGGGCTTTGGGGCGGGCGTAATGCTAGCGGCAACGGCATTTTCTCTGGTGATTCCAGGACTAGAGGCAGCAATGGAGCGGGCGGGTAGCAACGCCTACGCTGCGCTGATTGTGTCGCTGGGCATCGGGCTAGGCGGACTCTTCCTCTGGCTGAGCCATCGCTATTTCCCCCACGAACACTTTTTCAAGGGGCGTGAGGGCAGCAGCGCCATGAACCTGAAGCGGGTGTGGCTATTTGTGATGGCGATCGCCATTCACAATTTTCCTGAAGGTCTGGCAGTCGGCGTAGGCTTTGGCGGCGACGATATTTCCAACGGCATTGCGCTAGCGCTGGGCATCGCCCTGCAAAACATTCCAGAAGGGCTGGTGGTTGCTATTTCGCTGCTGTCTGAAAATTACTCCAAGCCCAGAGCGCTATTCGTCAGCCTGCTCACAGGCCTAGTGGAACTGGTGGGTGGCATCTTGGGGGCGATGGCGGTTTCTCTGTTTTCAGCAATCCTGCCGCTGGCGATGGGCTTTGCGGCGGGCGCGATGCTGTTTGTCATCAGCGATGAAATCATTCCCGAATCGCACCGTCTGGGTTATGAAAAAGCCGCAACGGTCGGCGTAATAGTGGGCTTTGTGCTGATGATGGTGCTGGATGTGACGGTAGGATGA
- a CDS encoding polysaccharide deacetylase family protein, translating to MRIALPLAGSLSLGGLGVGSAAEPSDRAVEAKVRRFGTECPVNRPVAQEAEVAGPLASNAGGHSAPLFSSVSDMLRALPLAAPFPQIHPQARLGRVPVLMYHDVLPRKEVFFDVTPAEFEAHLQAIRDSGLTPIHLDQLVAHLATGAPLPPKPVLLSFDDGYLGHYEHVYPLLKQYGYPGVFAIYTGKVERNYGRPGLTWAQLREMAADPLVAIASHSITHPKNLADLDDPELRWEVTESKRILEEKLGVSVKHFVYPEGNYDERVKAAVRQAGYRSALTMSNQVDRFANESEDLLSIDRLGQSKLSMAIAQADGGAPLPPPGSAFNFTAPVRKRQLELDGVRLVLFSGGRPVTLHADSRYQVSEIIANTPAVAAVDGGFFSMKYLDSNVMIGPVYSQNTGQFVPGSAWDISKIGGRPLVLVGPAGVKFVPFNPQQHNTLAGIRKLMPDVTDAFVAGAWLVKDGKGRSPASFRDLFGFDVPRHRAFWGIDQAGQPVVGVSKERVDSVALGELLSRAGLREVVMLDSGASASLAHADELLVDYTPRPVPHAVALFPPVESEMAQGCSELPVARAESGCNGRDRCLDALTAFVPGSAPLDSVPR from the coding sequence TTGCGAATCGCCCTACCGCTGGCAGGCAGCCTGTCGCTGGGTGGGCTGGGCGTAGGCAGCGCTGCGGAGCCGTCAGATAGGGCCGTGGAAGCTAAGGTAAGGCGGTTTGGAACCGAGTGCCCGGTGAATCGGCCCGTTGCCCAGGAAGCTGAGGTAGCGGGGCCTTTGGCGAGCAACGCTGGGGGGCATTCAGCGCCGTTGTTCTCCAGCGTGAGCGATATGCTGAGGGCACTGCCGCTGGCGGCTCCGTTTCCACAGATTCACCCACAGGCGCGGCTGGGGCGTGTGCCTGTGCTGATGTATCACGACGTGCTGCCTCGCAAAGAGGTGTTTTTTGATGTCACCCCGGCGGAGTTTGAAGCGCACCTGCAAGCCATTCGGGACAGCGGACTGACCCCGATTCATCTGGATCAACTGGTGGCGCACCTGGCCACGGGCGCACCGCTGCCACCGAAGCCTGTGCTGCTGAGCTTTGACGATGGCTATTTGGGGCATTACGAACACGTTTACCCGCTGCTGAAGCAGTATGGCTATCCCGGCGTGTTTGCGATCTACACGGGCAAGGTGGAGCGCAACTATGGGCGACCGGGGCTGACCTGGGCCCAACTGCGGGAGATGGCGGCCGACCCGCTGGTGGCGATCGCCTCCCACAGCATCACCCATCCCAAAAACCTGGCTGATTTGGACGACCCTGAACTGCGCTGGGAAGTGACGGAATCCAAGCGCATATTGGAAGAAAAGCTGGGCGTTTCGGTAAAGCACTTTGTCTATCCCGAAGGCAACTATGACGAGCGGGTAAAGGCAGCCGTGCGGCAGGCGGGCTATCGCTCGGCGCTGACCATGAGCAACCAAGTCGATCGGTTTGCTAACGAATCGGAGGATTTGCTGAGCATCGACCGCCTGGGCCAGTCAAAACTGTCGATGGCGATCGCCCAGGCCGACGGCGGCGCACCCTTGCCACCTCCGGGCAGCGCCTTCAACTTCACGGCTCCAGTTCGCAAGCGCCAGCTAGAGCTAGACGGCGTGCGGCTGGTGCTGTTTTCTGGCGGCCGCCCGGTAACGCTCCACGCCGACAGCCGCTATCAAGTGTCTGAAATTATCGCCAACACGCCCGCTGTTGCGGCGGTAGATGGTGGCTTCTTTTCGATGAAGTATCTCGATTCCAACGTCATGATTGGCCCGGTCTATAGCCAGAACACAGGGCAGTTTGTGCCGGGGAGTGCCTGGGATATTTCCAAAATCGGCGGCCGGCCGCTGGTGCTGGTTGGGCCTGCTGGCGTGAAGTTTGTCCCTTTCAATCCGCAGCAGCACAACACGCTGGCAGGCATTCGCAAGCTGATGCCCGACGTGACGGATGCCTTTGTGGCCGGGGCGTGGCTGGTGAAGGATGGAAAGGGGCGATCGCCCGCCTCCTTCCGGGATTTGTTTGGCTTCGACGTGCCCCGCCACCGGGCGTTTTGGGGCATCGACCAGGCAGGACAGCCCGTGGTGGGCGTGTCCAAGGAGCGGGTCGATTCGGTGGCCCTGGGCGAGCTGCTGAGTCGGGCAGGGCTGCGGGAGGTGGTGATGCTAGATTCGGGCGCAAGCGCGTCGCTGGCCCACGCAGATGAGCTGCTGGTGGACTATACGCCCCGCCCCGTGCCCCACGCCGTTGCGCTGTTTCCGCCCGTCGAAAGCGAGATGGCGCAGGGCTGTAGCGAACTTCCTGTGGCCAGGGCCGAGTCTGGCTGCAATGGGCGCGATCGCTGCCTGGATGCCCTTACCGCGTTTGTGCCGGGCAGTGCGCCGCTGGATTCGGTTCCTCGATAA
- the rfbD gene encoding dTDP-4-dehydrorhamnose reductase, translating into MSRILLTGATGQVGQELVRSLAPIGDVIACDRARLNLAAPDTLKQTIYELQPDVIVNAAAYTAVDKAEQEPELANTINGIAPKILAECCKETGASLIHISTDYVFDGTKNTPYLEIDTPNPIGAYAKSKHLGEVGIQDVLGDRLNQYMILRTSWVYGVYGAGNFVKTMLRVGSSREELRVVTDQVGSPTWAADLAGAIAGFTVRALNASTTPPAAPIGGIYHVTNTGVISWYDFAVAIFEEAEALGYPLTVQRVVPITTDEYPLPAPRPAYSVLSGKKTAALLGDSLPYWRQSLRRMLADLQAAVPGHS; encoded by the coding sequence ATGAGCCGGATTTTGCTCACGGGCGCAACTGGGCAGGTGGGGCAAGAACTGGTGCGATCGCTCGCGCCCATTGGTGACGTGATTGCGTGCGATCGCGCTCGCTTGAACCTTGCCGCGCCGGACACGCTCAAGCAAACGATCTACGAACTCCAGCCGGACGTAATTGTGAACGCGGCTGCCTACACTGCGGTAGATAAAGCAGAACAGGAACCGGAACTGGCAAATACCATTAACGGCATAGCTCCAAAAATCCTGGCGGAATGCTGCAAGGAAACAGGTGCATCCCTCATTCATATTTCCACAGATTACGTATTTGACGGTACGAAGAATACGCCCTATCTTGAAATCGACACGCCCAATCCCATCGGCGCGTATGCAAAATCGAAGCATTTGGGAGAGGTGGGAATTCAGGACGTGCTGGGCGATCGCCTCAATCAGTACATGATTTTGCGAACGTCCTGGGTTTATGGCGTGTATGGCGCTGGAAACTTTGTGAAAACCATGCTGCGCGTGGGCAGCAGCCGCGAAGAACTGCGCGTGGTGACGGATCAGGTCGGCAGCCCCACTTGGGCCGCAGACTTGGCAGGTGCGATCGCAGGCTTCACCGTCCGCGCCCTCAATGCCTCCACCACTCCGCCCGCAGCCCCCATCGGCGGCATCTACCACGTTACGAATACGGGCGTGATTAGCTGGTACGACTTTGCAGTTGCCATTTTTGAAGAAGCCGAAGCCCTGGGCTATCCGCTCACCGTGCAGCGCGTCGTCCCCATCACCACCGACGAATATCCCCTGCCCGCGCCCCGCCCTGCCTATTCCGTGCTGTCGGGCAAAAAGACCGCTGCCCTGCTCGGAGACTCTCTCCCCTACTGGCGGCAAAGCCTGCGGCGAATGCTGGCTGACCTGCAAGCCGCTGTGCCCGGTCATTCCTAG
- the cruG gene encoding 2'-O-glycosyltransferase CruG, which yields MSDLNLAPLQADLTGWLGAIGLLLLLTQLPATAILLTRLLSAARRTAPLHPRSATPAMLGSVSVVIPTLNEAHRLQPCLNGLTRQGYELREVIVVDSHSQDDTVDLVKAVAQRDPRFRVVYDDPLPAGWVGRPWALHTGYLHSSPHSEWLLGIDADTQPQPGLIPALLQAAQAERYDLITLAPRFILKQPGEWWLQPALLMTLIYRFGAAGSPADAPERTMANGQCCLIRRSLLDSLNGYTCARQSFCDDVTLVREAARRGAKVGFLDGSSLLKVRMYEGMGETWREWGRSLDLKDASTPAQTWSDVAFLLAVQALPWLLVPAVLTILAVRPTAASPTLLALLALNLCLLLLRLGTHFGIRSAYDRPGSRFPLAFWLSPLADPLAALRILRSASRKPTQWRGRRYE from the coding sequence TTGAGCGATCTAAACCTGGCACCGTTGCAAGCTGATCTCACTGGCTGGCTTGGGGCGATCGGCCTCCTCCTCTTACTCACCCAACTTCCTGCCACGGCAATCCTGCTGACCCGCTTGCTCAGCGCCGCCCGTCGCACTGCGCCCCTGCATCCCCGAAGCGCAACGCCAGCTATGCTGGGCAGCGTCAGCGTCGTGATTCCCACGCTGAATGAAGCGCATCGGCTCCAGCCCTGTTTGAATGGGCTGACTCGCCAGGGCTATGAACTGCGGGAAGTGATTGTGGTCGATAGCCATTCCCAGGACGACACGGTGGATCTGGTGAAAGCCGTTGCCCAGCGCGATCCGCGATTTCGCGTAGTGTATGACGATCCGCTGCCTGCGGGCTGGGTCGGTCGTCCTTGGGCACTTCACACCGGCTATTTGCACAGTAGCCCCCACAGCGAGTGGCTTCTCGGCATCGATGCCGACACACAGCCGCAGCCGGGGCTGATTCCAGCATTGCTCCAGGCGGCTCAGGCAGAGCGGTATGACCTGATTACCCTTGCGCCGCGATTTATCTTGAAGCAGCCAGGGGAATGGTGGCTACAGCCTGCGCTGCTGATGACGCTGATCTATCGGTTTGGGGCGGCGGGGAGTCCGGCCGACGCGCCTGAGCGCACGATGGCGAATGGTCAGTGTTGCCTGATTCGGCGATCGCTCTTAGACTCCCTCAACGGCTACACCTGTGCCCGCCAGTCCTTTTGCGATGATGTGACGCTGGTACGCGAGGCGGCCCGGCGCGGCGCAAAGGTCGGCTTTCTCGACGGTTCCAGCCTGCTGAAAGTCCGCATGTACGAGGGCATGGGTGAAACCTGGCGCGAATGGGGGCGATCGCTCGATCTCAAAGATGCCAGCACCCCCGCGCAAACCTGGAGCGACGTAGCGTTTTTGCTTGCGGTGCAGGCGCTACCCTGGCTACTGGTTCCGGCTGTGCTAACGATTCTGGCAGTCCGTCCTACTGCTGCCTCGCCAACCCTCCTCGCCCTGCTAGCACTCAACCTCTGTTTGCTCCTGCTGCGCCTCGGCACCCACTTCGGCATCCGCTCTGCCTACGATCGCCCCGGCAGCCGCTTTCCTCTCGCTTTCTGGCTCTCTCCCCTCGCTGATCCGCTAGCTGCCCTCCGCATCCTCCGCTCTGCCAGCCGCAAGCCCACGCAATGGCGCGGCCGACGGTATGAGTAG
- a CDS encoding ribulose bisphosphate carboxylase small subunit encodes MKTLPKERRYETFSYLPPLTDAQIARQIQYTLDQGYFPCIEFNEDSAAEMHYWTMWKLPLFNATSPQEVLNEVQQCRSEFPNCYIRVVAFDNIKQCQVMSFIVHKPGSNNSYGGGYRY; translated from the coding sequence ATGAAGACTTTACCGAAAGAGCGCCGGTACGAAACCTTTTCCTATCTGCCTCCATTGACCGACGCACAAATCGCCCGTCAAATCCAGTACACCCTCGATCAGGGCTATTTCCCGTGCATTGAGTTCAACGAAGACTCTGCGGCTGAGATGCACTATTGGACGATGTGGAAGCTGCCACTGTTCAACGCGACTTCTCCGCAGGAAGTGCTGAATGAGGTGCAGCAGTGCCGCTCAGAGTTCCCGAACTGCTACATTCGCGTGGTAGCGTTTGACAACATTAAGCAGTGCCAGGTGATGAGCTTCATCGTTCACAAGCCCGGTAGCAACAACAGCTATGGCGGTGGCTATCGCTACTAG
- a CDS encoding form I ribulose bisphosphate carboxylase large subunit, translated as MSYSQTKTQAKAGYQAGVKDYRLTYYTPDYTPKDTDILAAFRVTPQPGVPPEEAGAAVAAESSTGTWTTVWTDLLTDLDRYKGRCYDIEPVRGEDNQFIAYIAYPLDLFEEGSVTNMLTSIVGNVFGFKALKALRLEDLRIPVAYLKTFQGPPHGIQVERDKINKYGRPLLGCTIKPKLGLSAKNYGRAVYECLRGGLDFTKDDENINSQPFQRWRDRFTFVAEAIHKAQAETGEIKGHYLNVTAATCEEMLKRAEYAKELNMPIIMHDFLTAGFTANTTLSKWCRDNGVLLHIHRAMHAVIDRQKNHGMHFRVLAKCLRMSGGDHIHTGTVVGKLEGDKAVTLGFVDLLRENYVERDPSKGIYFTQDWASMPGVMAVASGGIHVWHMPALVEIFGDDAVLQFGGGTLGHPWGNAPGATANRVALEACLQARNEGRDLMREGGDIIREACRWSPELATACELWKEIKFEFEAVDTV; from the coding sequence ATGTCTTATTCGCAAACCAAGACCCAGGCAAAAGCTGGGTACCAGGCTGGGGTTAAGGACTACCGCCTGACGTATTACACCCCCGACTACACGCCCAAAGACACGGACATTCTGGCCGCCTTCCGGGTCACCCCTCAGCCCGGTGTGCCGCCCGAAGAAGCGGGCGCAGCCGTTGCGGCTGAGTCCTCCACCGGTACCTGGACAACGGTGTGGACCGATCTGCTGACTGACCTCGATCGTTACAAGGGTCGTTGCTACGACATTGAACCTGTCCGCGGTGAAGACAACCAGTTCATTGCCTACATCGCCTATCCGCTGGATCTGTTTGAAGAAGGCTCTGTCACCAACATGCTTACCTCTATTGTGGGTAACGTATTCGGTTTCAAAGCCCTGAAGGCCCTGCGTCTGGAAGATTTGCGAATTCCCGTAGCCTACCTGAAAACCTTCCAGGGCCCACCCCACGGCATTCAGGTCGAGCGCGACAAGATCAACAAGTATGGTCGTCCCCTGCTGGGCTGCACCATCAAGCCCAAACTCGGTCTATCGGCGAAGAACTACGGTCGTGCGGTGTACGAATGTCTGCGCGGGGGTCTAGACTTCACCAAGGATGACGAAAACATCAACTCCCAGCCCTTCCAGCGCTGGCGCGATCGCTTTACCTTCGTGGCTGAAGCCATCCACAAAGCTCAGGCTGAAACGGGCGAAATTAAGGGTCACTATCTGAACGTGACCGCTGCTACCTGCGAAGAAATGCTCAAGCGGGCTGAGTATGCCAAAGAACTCAACATGCCCATCATCATGCATGACTTCTTGACCGCAGGCTTCACCGCCAACACCACCCTGTCCAAGTGGTGCCGCGACAACGGCGTTCTGTTGCACATTCACCGCGCCATGCACGCTGTGATCGACCGTCAGAAGAACCACGGGATGCACTTCCGCGTGTTGGCGAAGTGCTTGCGGATGTCTGGCGGCGACCACATCCATACCGGAACCGTGGTGGGCAAGCTAGAGGGCGACAAAGCTGTTACCCTTGGCTTTGTGGATCTGCTCCGCGAAAACTACGTTGAGCGCGACCCTTCCAAGGGCATCTACTTCACCCAAGACTGGGCTTCTATGCCTGGCGTGATGGCAGTTGCTTCCGGTGGTATCCACGTTTGGCATATGCCCGCGCTGGTGGAAATCTTCGGCGACGACGCAGTGCTTCAGTTTGGTGGTGGTACGCTGGGTCACCCCTGGGGCAACGCACCTGGTGCAACGGCAAACCGCGTCGCCCTGGAAGCCTGCTTGCAAGCTCGGAACGAAGGCCGCGACCTGATGCGCGAAGGTGGCGACATTATTCGCGAAGCCTGCCGCTGGTCGCCTGAGCTGGCTACCGCTTGCGAACTGTGGAAGGAAATCAAGTTCGAGTTTGAGGCGGTGGATACCGTCTGA
- the cruF gene encoding gamma-carotene 1'-hydroxylase CruF, with product MQRLVGIERACLIGHLVAMAFGLAGLLLVMPHPEFLTHVPAGQTLFRWSMAGGGVVYILLGAIAVSIYAYRTLGLRAWLTFLVCSVGLSLTSELLGTSTGFPFGHYSYLSGLGYKINGLVPFTIPLSWYYLGLSSYLLARAGLETDKPTSGFLTIARGAAAVFLGALLLTSWDFVLDPAMSQTAMPFWYWHQPGAFFGMPYQNFVGWLGTGAVFMTVAVLLWGRNVAKPQAIQLNFPLTVYLGNFAFAMVMSLAFGFWIPVLLGILLGVIPAVLCWRQSYLLSEKSAAAEASIKPSVRVGVSAN from the coding sequence ATGCAGAGATTGGTTGGAATTGAGCGGGCGTGTTTGATTGGGCATTTGGTGGCGATGGCGTTTGGGCTGGCGGGTCTGCTGCTGGTCATGCCCCATCCCGAATTTTTGACCCATGTGCCCGCTGGTCAAACGCTGTTTCGCTGGAGTATGGCGGGCGGCGGCGTGGTGTATATCCTGCTGGGGGCGATCGCCGTTTCGATTTATGCCTATCGCACGCTCGGTCTGCGGGCGTGGCTCACGTTCCTGGTCTGCTCTGTGGGGCTGTCCCTCACCAGCGAACTGCTGGGCACCAGCACGGGCTTTCCCTTTGGACACTACAGCTATCTCAGCGGCTTAGGCTACAAAATTAACGGTCTGGTTCCCTTCACGATTCCGCTGTCCTGGTATTACCTGGGGCTGTCGTCCTACCTGCTGGCGCGGGCAGGGCTGGAGACAGACAAGCCTACGTCTGGGTTTCTGACCATTGCGCGGGGAGCGGCGGCGGTGTTTTTGGGTGCGCTGCTGCTCACTTCCTGGGATTTTGTGCTAGACCCCGCCATGAGCCAAACCGCGATGCCGTTCTGGTATTGGCACCAGCCCGGTGCGTTTTTTGGAATGCCGTATCAGAACTTCGTCGGCTGGCTAGGCACGGGGGCGGTGTTTATGACGGTTGCGGTACTACTTTGGGGGCGAAACGTCGCCAAGCCTCAAGCAATCCAACTGAACTTTCCGCTGACGGTTTATCTGGGCAACTTCGCCTTTGCAATGGTGATGAGCCTCGCTTTTGGGTTCTGGATTCCGGTGCTGCTAGGCATTTTGCTGGGCGTGATTCCGGCGGTGCTGTGCTGGCGGCAGAGCTACCTGCTGAGTGAAAAATCGGCAGCCGCCGAAGCATCCATAAAGCCTTCAGTCCGCGTCGGAGTGAGTGCCAATTGA
- a CDS encoding F420-0:Gamma-glutamyl ligase, producing MTDVGIITTGLGIAAGLVGLGAIAWEAQFRRRPGNALLLTPGEWNLDVYEPDRYVLVGDVEFRNLTERLEIMVPHVEAEVTLLSKDSLDGITHRIWVTPKHADAPARADGYWFGYIVKVGKTTHAEVTLEIKGPDLSSLQAAWVRIHYITYGPQGRIPKVRHVMVPLKFPSSEDSHRWRPTAAADVLPIRTHLLTHLDDPVTVVKRYVMPHAQPGDVVTIGETPVAIMQDRFHHPSEIKPGWLAKRLCYYFLPTSSLATACGMQTLVNIVGPWRVAGAFLLGAIAKKFLKKPGLFYQLAGEQARLIDDVTGTLPPYDQFIVLGPENPQQVVDQIKRETGLAAAIVDVNDLKAVKVLAATAGLTDEFLTQALISNPAGNADEQTPVVLIRPVKS from the coding sequence ATGACGGACGTGGGAATCATCACAACGGGATTGGGGATTGCAGCAGGGCTGGTGGGACTGGGGGCGATCGCCTGGGAAGCACAGTTTCGTCGTCGTCCAGGCAATGCACTGTTACTCACTCCCGGCGAGTGGAACCTGGATGTCTACGAGCCGGATCGCTACGTGCTGGTGGGCGATGTGGAGTTTCGCAACCTGACCGAGCGGCTAGAAATTATGGTGCCCCACGTAGAAGCTGAGGTGACGCTGCTTTCCAAAGACTCCCTCGACGGCATCACGCACCGCATCTGGGTCACGCCGAAACACGCCGACGCGCCCGCCCGCGCCGATGGCTACTGGTTTGGCTATATCGTCAAAGTTGGCAAGACGACCCATGCCGAAGTAACGCTGGAGATCAAAGGCCCCGACCTCAGCAGCCTGCAAGCCGCCTGGGTGCGGATTCACTACATCACCTACGGCCCCCAGGGACGCATTCCCAAGGTGCGTCATGTAATGGTGCCGCTGAAGTTTCCCAGCAGCGAAGACTCGCACCGCTGGCGACCCACCGCCGCTGCCGACGTACTGCCCATTCGCACCCACCTGCTAACACATTTGGATGATCCCGTAACGGTGGTGAAGCGCTACGTCATGCCCCACGCCCAGCCCGGCGACGTAGTGACCATTGGCGAAACGCCCGTTGCCATTATGCAAGACCGCTTTCATCATCCCTCGGAAATCAAACCCGGCTGGCTGGCCAAGCGCCTGTGCTACTACTTTTTGCCCACCTCCAGCCTGGCCACGGCCTGCGGAATGCAAACGCTGGTGAATATCGTCGGGCCGTGGCGCGTGGCGGGGGCGTTTCTGCTGGGGGCGATCGCCAAAAAGTTCCTCAAAAAACCGGGCTTGTTTTACCAGCTTGCGGGCGAACAGGCGCGACTGATCGACGACGTGACGGGCACACTGCCGCCCTACGACCAGTTCATCGTGCTGGGGCCCGAAAATCCGCAGCAGGTGGTTGACCAGATCAAGCGCGAAACCGGGCTGGCGGCGGCAATCGTCGATGTGAACGACCTGAAAGCCGTGAAAGTGCTGGCCGCCACCGCCGGACTCACCGACGAGTTCCTAACCCAGGCGCTAATCAGCAACCCCGCTGGAAACGCCGATGAGCAAACCCCCGTCGTCCTCATCCGCCCCGTGAAAAGCTGA